The sequence TGTGAGGACCGGAGGTGTGTGAATAGTAGATTTCTGATTGGAGAATCATTTTTCGAAAAGGGTGATATAGAAGAATACGCAGGTCGTACCATATATATACACCACAAACGCTTCAAAGGTGGATCGATTTACAAGCTAGTAGGATAGGAATGAAGCAGCTGGCTACGCCGTGGGGTAGGAAGGCTGCATGGCGAGCCCGCAGAGGCCCTGCTCGTCGGCGACGTCCCTCTCCATCCTGATAAAGCCGTCctcgccccaccccgcgccccacgAGTTCTTCATCACCCAGAACTTGGTCCCGTCTCCGGACACGCCGTACCCGACGGCCGCGATGCCGTGGTCGAGCTGCGTGCCGCACGCGCCGGAGAGCACGCCGCCCTTGTAGAACCGGAAGAGGTTGTCCCCGCCGTCGACGGCCAGGGACACGGGCTGCGCCGCCACCGCCTTAAGCAGAGACGCCTCGTCATTGGCCGGCACGTCCTCGTGCCCCGTGATGGTCGCCGCGGCCGTGCTGGAGTCGCAGGTGCTGCCCTCTGCACCGGTGTAGGGGTAGTCGGCCTCGGTGGCGAGGCCGCCGTTTTTGACGACGAACTCGAAGCCGTTGTCCATGAGCCCGCCCTCGCAGCCCTTGTCTGTGCCGTCGCAGTCCACCAGCTCCTGCTCCGAGAGGGAGACCAGCTTGCCCGTGCTCAGCTTCACGATGCCCTCCATGGAGGCCACCGTGGAGAACGCCCAGCAGCACCCTGAAATGAACAAACGAGTCAGCATACTCCAGTGACCATAGGTTCATGCAAATatagagcataattggtttgatgccaaaaattggcatgccaacatttggcaaatgcCAAATTTTGTCCAGTGCTTGGTTGGCTACCATGTTTCCTTG comes from Triticum aestivum cultivar Chinese Spring chromosome 5B, IWGSC CS RefSeq v2.1, whole genome shotgun sequence and encodes:
- the LOC123115744 gene encoding senescence-specific cysteine protease SAG39-like, which gives rise to MASYYWIVLVLACTCALSGALAARDLADDASMAARHEQWMGKYGRVYGDAAEKARRLEVFKANVAFIESANAGNNKFWLEANQFADITEDEFRATHTGYKPVAVTNKDRSTGFRYANASLDDLPASVDWRTNGAVTPIKDQGQCGCCWAFSTVASMEGIVKLSTGKLVSLSEQELVDCDGTDKGCEGGLMDNGFEFVVKNGGLATEADYPYTGAEGSTCDSSTAAATITGHEDVPANDEASLLKAVAAQPVSLAVDGGDNLFRFYKGGVLSGACGTQLDHGIAAVGYGVSGDGTKFWVMKNSWGAGWGEDGFIRMERDVADEQGLCGLAMQPSYPTA